From Cygnus olor isolate bCygOlo1 chromosome 7, bCygOlo1.pri.v2, whole genome shotgun sequence, a single genomic window includes:
- the LIPA gene encoding lysosomal acid lipase/cholesteryl ester hydrolase — MRGLVLAALLLHSAVVWGAFAGGRRNVDPETNMNISQIIIFRGYPSEEYEVTTEDGYILSINRIPYGRKGRGWSKGPRPAVFLQHGLLADGSNWITNLDYNSLGFMLADAGYDVWLGNSRGNTWSRKHIHFTVKQEEFWVFSFDEMAKYDIPASVDFILKKTGQEQVFYVGHSQGTTMAFIAFSTLPQLAKKIKMFFALAPVATVKFATSPLTKLGVFPELLLKDMFGKKQFLPQNFWLKWLATHVCTHRILDDLCGNIFFLLCGFNERNLNMSRVDVYSTHCPAGTSVQNMIHWTQAVKSGELKAYDWGSKAANMAHYNQSTPPFYKVKEMTVPTAVWTGGQDWLADPKDVAMLLTQITNLVYHKNIPEWEHLDFIWGLDAPYRMYNEMINMMRKYV, encoded by the exons ATGCGGGGCTTGGTGCTCgccgccctcctcctccacagcgCTGTCGTTTGGGGCGCGTTCGCCGGCGGGCGGAGAAACGTGGACCCCGAGACCAACATGAACATC agtCAAATTATTATCTTCAGAGGATATCCTAGTGAGGAGTATGAAGTGACAACAGAAGATGGCTATATCCTTTCCATTAACAGAATTCCTTACGGAAGAAAAGGTCGAGGGTGGAGCAAAG GTCCAAGGcctgctgtgtttctgcagcacGGTTTACTTGCCGATGGCAGCAACTGGATCACAAACTTGGATTACAATAGCCTTGGCTTTATGCTGGCAGACGCTGGCTATGATGTATGGCTGGGAAACAGCAGAGGGAACACCTGGTCCAGGAAGCACATACACTTCACAGTGAAGCAAGAAGAATTCTGGGTTTTCAG CTTTGATGAAATGGCTAAATATGACATTCCAGCCTCAGTGGacttcattttgaagaaaactggCCAGGAACAAGTATTTTACGTTGGCCATTCCCAGGGCACCACCATGG ctttcattgctttttcaaCTTTGCCACAGCTGGctaagaaaatcaaaatgttctttgCCTTGGCACCAGTAGCTACAGTCAAGTTTGCTACTAGCCCTCTGACAAAACTGGGAGTGTTTCCTGAGCTGCTTCTCAAG GACatgtttggaaagaaacaatTCCTTCCTCAGAATTTTTGGCTGAAGTGGCTTGCTACCCATGTTTGCACCCACAGAATACTTGATGACCTTTGTGGCAacatattctttcttctgtgtggCTTTAATGAGAGAAACTTGAATATG AGCCGTGTGGATGTGTATTCAACACATTGCCCTGCGGGAACGTCTGTACAGAACATGATCCACTGGACCCAG GCTGTGAAATCTGGGGAACTCAAAGCTTATGACTGGGGAAGCAAGGCTGCAAATATGGCTCACTACAACCAG TCTACTCCCCCTTTCTACAAAGTAAAGGAGATGACTGTACCAACTGCCGTGTGGACTGGTGGACAGGACTGGTTGGCAGACCCAAAGGATGTTGCCATGCTGCTCACTCAGATCACAAACTTGGTTTACCACAAAAACATTCCAGAATGGGAACACTTGGATTTCATCTGGGGCCTTGATGCACCTTACCGCATGTATAATGAAATGATTAACATGATGAGGAAATACGTCTAA
- the LOC121072816 gene encoding interferon-induced protein with tetratricopeptide repeats 5-like, with protein sequence MSTISNNSLKKSLLQLECYFTWTLLKEDVDLDYLEESIIDLIDIGFYENLRNYNLLSYVCHLKHSNKEALENLQKAEEFVQKHHPNEIDMKSLVTWGNYAWIYYHMARYEEAQAYVSQVENSCKKLSGTAQLKIQLPEIYAEQGWALLKFGKKYYERAKECFEKALSKEPNNPEFNAGYAIAVYRLEEHSNGTNEEANSTVEILKRAVELNQTDTFLMALLALKLRELRQDDEGERYIEEAMQKTPNLPYFLRYAAIFYRKKGEVDKALEILRRALAVTPKSIFLRHQMGVCYRAKLKQLERAGNPPQDQVEKLTQECIFHFKAVIDQKTKFCSGYTDLAVMYAKAKKYKEAEETFQKAFQINTLTSDEKQSLCYRYGYFHQYCKRSESEAIRYYKEGLKIGEDSYERYMCKTALKKLLGERIRRGLEDEVDFGILGLIHQLDGENREAIECYEKAIERNPDNEEYLSALCELRLSLSS encoded by the exons atgAG TACCATTTCCAATAATTCCTTGAAGAAGTCCCTGCTGCAGCTAGAATGTTATTTTACATGGACTTTGCTGAAGGAGGATGTAGATCTCGATTACCTAGAGGAATCAATAATTGATCTGATTGATATTGGATTTTATGAAAATCTCAGAAATTACAATCTACTCTCTTATGTATGTCACCTAAAGCACTCAAACAAGGAAGCCCTGGAAAATCTCcagaaagctgaagaatttGTTCAAAAACATCATCCAAATGAAATCGACATGAAAAGTCTTGTTACCTGGGGAAACTATGCCTGGATCTATTACCACATGGCCAGATATGAAGAAGCGCAAGCTTATGTAAGCCAAGTggaaaacagctgcaaaaaacTTTCAGGTACTGCTCAGTTGAAGATTCAGCTTCCAGAAATCTATGCTGAGCAAGGGTGGGCACTATTAAAGTTTGGGAAAAAGTACTATGAGAGAGCAAAGGAGTGCTTTGAAAAGGCTCTGAGCAAAGAACCCAACAACCCAGAATTTAATGCTGGCTATGCAATAGCAGTGTATCGTTTGGAAGAACATTCTAATGGAACAAATGAAGAAGCAAACTCAACTGTGGAGATCCTGAAGCGTGCAGTGGAACTGAATCAAACGGACACTTTTCTTATGGCACTACTTGCATTAAAACTTCGGGAGTTACGTCAAGATGATGAAGGGGAGAGATACATTGAAGAAGCAATGCAGAAAACCCCCAATCTTCCTTATTTCCTGCGATATGCTGCCatattttatagaaagaaaggagaagtggACAAGGCACTGGAGATTTTGAGAAGAGCCTTAGCAGTGACACCAAAATCTATCTTTTTGCGTCACCAGATGGGAGTCTGCTACAGAGCAAAGCTGAAGCAGTTGGAAAGGGCAGGAAATCCACCTCAAGATCAAGTGGAAAAACTCACTcaagaatgcatttttcattttaaagcagtgattgaccaaaaaacaaaattttgttctGGCTATACTGACTTAGCAGTCATGTatgcaaaagcaaagaagtataaagaagcagaagagacatttcagaaagcatttcagataAATACTCTGACTTCTGATGAAAAACAATCACTATGCTACCGATACGGATATTTTCATCAGTATTGTAAGAGATCAGAATCTGAAGCCATTAGATATTACAAAGAAGGGCTGAAAATTGGAGAAGATTCTTATGAAAGATATATGTGCAAAACTGCCCTCAAAAAATTGTTGGGAGAGAGAATTCGGAGAGGTTTAGAAGATGAAGTAGATTTTGGTATACTTGGACTCATTCACCAGCTAGATGGTGAGAACCGAGAAGCAATTGAGTGCTATGAGAAAGCCATTGAACGTAACCCTGACAATGAAGAATATCTGAGTGCATTATGTGAGCTACGACTTTCCCTCTCAAGCTGA